A single region of the Arthrobacter sp. V1I7 genome encodes:
- a CDS encoding urease subunit beta, protein MIPGEYVLSAAPVVINAGREAIDIAVTNTGDRPVQVGSHYHFAEANPALKFDRQAAHGRRLDIPAGTAARFEPGDSRTVRLIELAGSREVYGLSNAVNGKLNEARHAGQAGEAQ, encoded by the coding sequence ATGATTCCAGGAGAGTACGTTCTCAGTGCCGCGCCGGTGGTCATCAATGCCGGCCGCGAGGCGATCGATATCGCCGTGACCAACACCGGTGACCGCCCCGTGCAGGTGGGCTCGCATTACCACTTTGCCGAGGCCAATCCCGCCCTGAAGTTCGACCGGCAGGCCGCGCATGGTCGGCGGCTGGACATCCCGGCAGGCACCGCGGCACGGTTTGAACCGGGTGACAGCAGGACCGTCCGGCTGATCGAACTCGCGGGCAGCCGGGAAGTTTACGGCCTCAGCAACGCGGTCAACGGGAAACTCAACGAGGCCCGCCATGCCGGCCAGGCAGGGGAAGCGCAGTGA
- a CDS encoding urease subunit gamma — MHLLPREQEKLMIVVAADLARRRQARGLKLNFPESVAVISYELIEGARDGRTVAELMSYGSTLLGRDDVMEGVPEMIHDVQVEATFPDGTKLVTVHDPIR, encoded by the coding sequence ATGCACCTGTTACCCCGAGAGCAGGAAAAGCTCATGATCGTCGTCGCAGCGGACCTCGCCCGCCGCCGCCAGGCGCGCGGCCTGAAACTCAATTTCCCGGAGTCGGTCGCCGTCATCAGCTATGAGCTGATCGAGGGCGCGCGGGACGGCAGGACCGTGGCGGAGCTCATGAGTTACGGCTCCACGTTACTGGGCCGCGACGACGTGATGGAGGGCGTGCCGGAAATGATCCACGACGTCCAGGTCGAAGCCACTTTCCCGGACGGCACAAAGCTCGTCACCGTCCACGACCCCATCCGCTAG
- a CDS encoding LysR family substrate-binding domain-containing protein, with product MRFAYVPGVTPGKWIRRWEERMPDVPLHSFMSDDGAQLAVLHDGSADLSFVRLPVEREGLNVIPLYEEQPVVVAPKGHEISVFEEVALADLSQETFLDVAGIGGPETALQVVASGAGLVILPMSVARHFNVKDTVARKLTGAPGTEIALAWPSGTTDEVIEEFIGIVRGRTAASSRQPSAQQEKPKREPKPDRRGPAVKKPKVAQRYAPNPDKGRGKGSRKKGKR from the coding sequence CTGCGCTTCGCCTACGTCCCCGGCGTGACCCCCGGCAAATGGATCCGGCGCTGGGAAGAGCGGATGCCCGACGTGCCGCTGCACTCCTTTATGTCCGACGACGGCGCCCAGCTCGCGGTGCTCCACGACGGTTCCGCGGATTTGAGCTTCGTCCGGCTGCCGGTGGAACGCGAAGGCCTGAACGTCATCCCGCTTTACGAGGAACAGCCGGTGGTTGTGGCGCCGAAGGGCCACGAGATTTCGGTGTTCGAGGAAGTGGCGCTGGCGGACCTGTCCCAGGAGACCTTCCTGGATGTGGCCGGAATCGGCGGACCGGAGACGGCCCTGCAGGTGGTGGCCTCCGGTGCCGGGCTGGTGATCCTGCCGATGTCCGTGGCGCGGCATTTCAACGTCAAGGACACCGTGGCCCGGAAGCTTACCGGCGCGCCCGGCACGGAGATTGCCCTGGCCTGGCCCAGCGGCACCACGGATGAGGTGATTGAGGAGTTCATCGGGATCGTGCGCGGCCGGACGGCCGCGAGCTCCCGGCAGCCTTCCGCGCAGCAGGAGAAACCCAAGCGGGAACCGAAACCGGACCGGCGCGGACCCGCAGTCAAGAAACCGAAGGTGGCGCAACGTTACGCGCCGAACCCGGACAAGGGCCGCGGCAAGGGATCACGGAAAAAGGGCAAGCGCTAG
- a CDS encoding DUF5997 family protein, with product MTSANSQSMKPATVAKKLGIYLPATPQEFQDSVITRSDFAELQANPPEWLAELRRNGPHPRPVVAQKLNVSIAGLARGGVEEALTTAEITALLQAPPAWLVAERSTHAAVRAEAQRVKDEAAKKDAKKARAKAE from the coding sequence ATGACCTCTGCAAACTCCCAGTCCATGAAGCCGGCCACCGTTGCCAAGAAGCTTGGCATCTACCTGCCCGCAACACCCCAGGAGTTCCAGGATTCGGTTATCACCCGATCCGATTTCGCCGAGCTCCAGGCCAACCCGCCGGAGTGGCTGGCGGAACTGCGCCGCAACGGCCCCCACCCCCGCCCGGTGGTGGCGCAGAAGCTGAACGTGTCCATCGCCGGCCTGGCCCGCGGCGGCGTCGAGGAAGCGCTCACGACGGCGGAGATCACCGCGCTGCTGCAGGCTCCCCCGGCATGGCTCGTGGCCGAGCGCTCCACCCACGCTGCCGTCCGTGCCGAGGCCCAGCGGGTCAAGGACGAGGCCGCGAAGAAGGACGCCAAGAAGGCCCGCGCCAAGGCCGAGTAG
- a CDS encoding VOC family protein: MRLKMCSIHVKDPAAAHEFYTGILGFESLMVMPEHNLYIVKDPSGTGGGSVGLLLEPSDNPIGAAYMNGLHDAGIPAIVFGVPDVRAEHKRLTARGVIFQGEPSEGPGGTSVVMDDGCGNFVQLHQD; this comes from the coding sequence ATGCGACTGAAAATGTGCAGCATCCACGTCAAGGATCCCGCGGCAGCCCACGAGTTCTACACCGGGATCCTCGGTTTTGAGAGCCTCATGGTCATGCCCGAGCACAACCTGTACATCGTCAAGGATCCGTCCGGTACCGGGGGCGGATCGGTGGGGCTGCTGCTGGAGCCCAGCGACAACCCGATCGGCGCGGCCTACATGAACGGTCTTCACGACGCCGGGATTCCCGCGATCGTCTTCGGCGTGCCCGATGTCCGGGCCGAGCACAAGCGGCTCACCGCCAGGGGCGTGATCTTCCAGGGCGAACCGAGCGAGGGTCCCGGCGGCACGTCCGTTGTGATGGACGACGGCTGCGGCAACTTCGTCCAGCTGCACCAGGATTGA
- a CDS encoding NADPH-dependent F420 reductase: protein MARALGTRAVAAGRSVQILDRTPENAANLAAELGGGATSGGLNEIPAGDLVVLALYFGPAKEVATHYGDTLSGKTVIEISNPVNSETFDSLQVPAGSSAAEEIAALLPGAVVVKAFNTTFAGPLTAGTAGGLPLDVFIASDSAQARAEVAAFAAAAGLRPLQVGGLHHARELEGFQLLVVGLQLNPDYEAFNWATGLKIID, encoded by the coding sequence ATGGCACGCGCTCTCGGGACCCGCGCCGTGGCCGCCGGGCGTTCGGTCCAGATCCTGGACCGCACGCCGGAGAACGCCGCCAACCTCGCTGCTGAACTTGGCGGCGGCGCTACCTCCGGCGGGCTGAATGAAATACCGGCCGGAGATCTTGTGGTTCTGGCCCTCTACTTCGGGCCAGCCAAGGAGGTGGCCACGCATTATGGCGACACTCTCAGCGGTAAAACCGTGATTGAGATCAGCAACCCGGTCAATTCGGAGACCTTCGACTCCCTCCAGGTCCCCGCCGGCTCGTCCGCCGCGGAGGAAATCGCCGCCCTGCTGCCCGGTGCCGTCGTGGTGAAGGCCTTCAACACCACCTTCGCCGGACCGTTGACGGCGGGCACCGCCGGCGGCCTGCCGCTGGATGTCTTCATTGCTTCCGACTCCGCACAGGCCCGGGCCGAGGTCGCTGCCTTCGCCGCGGCGGCGGGTCTGCGGCCGCTCCAGGTCGGCGGGCTCCACCATGCCCGGGAGCTCGAAGGCTTCCAGCTGCTCGTGGTGGGACTCCAGCTCAACCCGGACTACGAGGCCTTCAACTGGGCCACCGGGCTGAAGATCATCGACTGA
- a CDS encoding APC family permease has product MTTDHATSQTSHHEEHKGLSAKGLKAGSVGLIGAVVIGVSCIAPAYTLTAALGPTVAEVGVQLPAIFLVGFVPMLLVAFGYRELNNAMPDAGTSFTWASRAFGPWIGWMGGWGLIAATIIVLSNLAAVAVDFFYLMLAQLFGNPELAELSTNLPLNIVTTLVFIALACWVSYRGMETTKGVQYVLVAFQLLVLGWFAVAAFSHVANGTAFDATAISPDWFNPFAVGSFSAFAAGVSLSIFIYWGWDVTLTMNEETRNPEKTPGRAATVTVLAIVVIYMTVALSTLAFAGIGEEGLGAGNPENQGSIFAVLAGPVMGPFAILMSLAILSSSAASLQSTFVSPARTLLAMGHYQALPQRFGKVSPNYKSPSYATIAAGAAAAGFYVITRTTSENALWDTITALGMMICFYYGITALACVWFFRAEAFGGARAFFFKFLSPLLGGIILLVMFFKTAYDSMDPEYGSGSSVGGLGLVFILGMGVILLGVVLMLVMARIRPEFFKGQVIAKGN; this is encoded by the coding sequence ATGACCACCGACCACGCGACGTCACAGACCTCGCACCACGAAGAGCACAAAGGACTGAGCGCCAAGGGACTCAAGGCCGGATCGGTGGGGCTGATCGGCGCCGTCGTGATCGGGGTGTCCTGCATCGCCCCCGCGTACACGCTGACCGCGGCCCTGGGTCCAACCGTCGCCGAGGTGGGGGTCCAGCTCCCGGCAATCTTCCTCGTCGGCTTCGTCCCCATGCTGCTGGTGGCCTTCGGCTACCGCGAACTGAACAACGCCATGCCCGACGCCGGGACCTCCTTCACCTGGGCCTCCCGGGCCTTCGGTCCGTGGATCGGCTGGATGGGCGGCTGGGGACTGATTGCGGCGACCATCATCGTGCTGTCCAACCTCGCGGCGGTGGCGGTGGACTTCTTCTACCTCATGCTGGCGCAGCTGTTCGGAAACCCGGAACTGGCCGAATTGTCCACCAATCTGCCGCTGAATATCGTCACGACCCTGGTGTTCATTGCGCTGGCCTGCTGGGTTTCCTACCGTGGCATGGAGACCACCAAGGGCGTGCAGTACGTCCTGGTGGCGTTCCAGCTCCTGGTGCTCGGGTGGTTCGCCGTGGCGGCCTTCAGCCACGTCGCCAACGGCACGGCCTTCGACGCCACCGCCATCTCGCCGGACTGGTTCAACCCGTTCGCGGTGGGTTCCTTCTCGGCTTTCGCCGCCGGCGTCTCGCTCTCCATTTTCATCTATTGGGGATGGGACGTCACGCTTACCATGAACGAGGAGACCCGGAACCCGGAGAAGACGCCGGGCCGTGCCGCCACCGTCACGGTGCTGGCCATTGTGGTCATCTACATGACCGTTGCTCTTTCCACGCTGGCCTTCGCCGGCATCGGTGAAGAGGGACTGGGCGCCGGAAACCCGGAGAACCAGGGCAGCATCTTCGCCGTCCTAGCAGGCCCGGTGATGGGCCCCTTCGCCATCCTGATGTCCCTGGCGATCCTCAGCAGCTCGGCCGCTTCCCTGCAGTCCACCTTTGTTTCCCCGGCGCGGACCCTGCTCGCCATGGGCCACTACCAGGCCCTGCCGCAGAGGTTCGGCAAGGTCAGCCCGAACTACAAATCCCCGAGCTACGCCACGATCGCGGCTGGCGCAGCCGCCGCAGGGTTCTACGTGATCACCAGGACCACCTCGGAGAATGCACTCTGGGACACCATCACCGCCCTGGGCATGATGATCTGCTTCTACTACGGCATCACGGCCCTGGCCTGTGTCTGGTTCTTCCGGGCCGAGGCGTTCGGCGGGGCGCGGGCGTTTTTCTTCAAGTTCCTCTCACCGCTGCTGGGCGGCATCATCCTGCTGGTGATGTTCTTCAAAACCGCCTACGACTCGATGGACCCGGAGTACGGCTCCGGATCGTCGGTCGGGGGCCTGGGGCTCGTCTTCATCCTTGGCATGGGCGTCATCCTGCTGGGCGTTGTCCTCATGCTGGTGATGGCCAGGATCCGGCCGGAATTCTTCAAAGGACAGGTCATCGCGAAGGGAAACTGA
- a CDS encoding NAD(P)/FAD-dependent oxidoreductase produces MLEIDRDVVIVGAGPTGLTAARELKRAGLSVAVLEARDRVGGRTWTDTVEGAMLEIGGQWVSPDQTELLALLGELGLQTYSRYRDGRSVYIGADGKRTLYAGDTFPVSETTAAEMDRLTALLDSLAAEIGATEPWAHPKARELDTISFHHWLRQNSSDEEACNNIGLFIAGGMLTKPAHAFSVLQAVLMAASAGSFTHLTDEDFILDKRVVGGMQQVSQLIAAELGDDVVLGSPVRTINWEMSSADGNGAGNGAGDADGNDTGCRVTAVSERATVRARFVIMAVPPNLYSRVSFNPPLPRRQHQMHQHQSLGLVIKVHAVYSAPFWREEGLSGTCFGAGALVQEVYDNTNHEDPRGTLVGFISDEKADAVFELGAEDRRRAVLESIAGFLGPKALDPEVYYESDWGSEEWTRGAYASSYDLGGLHRYGKDQHAPVGPIYWSSSDLAAEGYQHVDGAVRMGRQTAARIVEAADRASVSP; encoded by the coding sequence ATGCTGGAAATTGACCGCGACGTCGTCATCGTCGGAGCCGGCCCCACCGGGCTTACTGCAGCCCGGGAACTGAAAAGGGCCGGCCTGAGCGTGGCCGTGCTGGAGGCGCGGGACCGCGTCGGCGGCCGGACCTGGACGGATACCGTTGAGGGCGCCATGCTCGAAATCGGCGGCCAGTGGGTCTCCCCGGATCAGACCGAATTGCTCGCGCTGCTCGGGGAGCTGGGGCTGCAGACCTACTCCCGCTACCGCGACGGCCGGTCCGTCTATATCGGCGCGGACGGCAAACGCACGCTGTACGCGGGGGACACCTTCCCGGTCAGCGAGACCACCGCCGCGGAAATGGACAGGCTCACCGCCCTGCTGGATTCGCTCGCAGCGGAAATCGGGGCCACGGAGCCGTGGGCACACCCCAAGGCGCGCGAACTGGACACCATCTCCTTCCACCACTGGCTGCGGCAGAACTCCTCCGACGAGGAAGCCTGTAACAACATCGGCCTCTTCATCGCCGGCGGCATGCTGACCAAGCCCGCCCATGCCTTCTCGGTACTGCAAGCCGTGCTGATGGCGGCGTCCGCCGGGTCATTCACGCACCTCACCGACGAGGACTTCATCCTCGACAAGCGCGTTGTCGGCGGAATGCAGCAGGTTTCCCAGCTGATCGCCGCCGAACTGGGCGACGACGTCGTCCTGGGCAGCCCGGTACGCACGATCAACTGGGAGATGTCCTCCGCAGACGGAAACGGTGCCGGAAACGGTGCCGGAGATGCCGACGGGAACGACACCGGATGCCGGGTGACCGCCGTTTCCGAACGCGCCACCGTGCGCGCCCGGTTCGTCATCATGGCGGTGCCACCGAACCTCTACTCCCGCGTTTCGTTCAATCCACCGCTGCCGCGCCGCCAGCACCAGATGCACCAGCACCAGTCGCTGGGCCTGGTCATCAAGGTCCACGCCGTCTACAGTGCGCCGTTCTGGCGGGAGGAGGGCCTGTCCGGAACCTGTTTCGGTGCCGGTGCCCTGGTCCAGGAGGTTTACGACAACACCAACCACGAGGACCCGCGGGGCACCCTGGTCGGTTTCATCTCGGACGAAAAGGCCGATGCCGTGTTCGAGCTCGGCGCGGAGGACCGCCGCCGCGCCGTCCTCGAATCGATCGCCGGTTTCCTCGGCCCGAAGGCCCTCGATCCCGAGGTCTACTACGAATCTGACTGGGGATCGGAGGAATGGACCCGCGGCGCCTACGCCTCGAGCTACGACCTGGGCGGCCTGCACCGCTACGGCAAGGACCAGCACGCGCCCGTCGGGCCGATCTATTGGTCCTCCTCCGACCTCGCCGCCGAGGGCTACCAGCATGTCGACGGTGCGGTGCGGATGGGTCGCCAGACCGCGGCCCGGATCGTCGAGGCGGCTGACCGTGCGTCCGTCAGCCCTTAG
- a CDS encoding TetR/AcrR family transcriptional regulator gives MPAATSATADPQRPEAKPRRRVGRPAAAVLDQDGITSAALQLIRTSGYDGFTMAALARTLNVAPSALYNHVSSKRDVLVLVQDHLTSFVDVSAFEAEPWDQAVRDWAWSYREVFSKHTPLIPVIAVLPVTDAPKTLAMYEAVSAGFSRAGFPPERIVSAIVALESFIFGSAYDVTAPADIFDSGSMAASTPHFTAAVDRLAEQGFERPADVAFSLGLEALIAGFGALRRT, from the coding sequence ATGCCGGCAGCCACAAGCGCCACCGCGGACCCCCAACGCCCCGAGGCCAAACCACGCCGCCGGGTGGGCAGGCCGGCCGCCGCCGTGCTGGACCAGGACGGAATCACGTCGGCGGCCCTCCAGCTCATCCGAACGAGCGGCTACGACGGTTTCACCATGGCCGCCCTCGCCCGGACGCTGAACGTGGCACCCTCGGCGCTCTACAATCACGTCTCATCCAAACGGGACGTGCTGGTCCTCGTCCAGGACCACCTGACCTCGTTCGTGGATGTCTCCGCCTTCGAGGCCGAGCCCTGGGACCAGGCCGTGCGGGACTGGGCCTGGAGTTACCGGGAGGTGTTCTCCAAGCACACTCCCCTGATTCCCGTCATCGCCGTGCTGCCCGTGACCGATGCGCCGAAGACGCTTGCCATGTACGAAGCCGTCAGCGCCGGCTTCAGCCGCGCGGGCTTCCCGCCCGAGCGCATCGTCTCGGCGATTGTCGCGCTGGAATCCTTCATCTTCGGATCCGCCTATGACGTCACGGCACCGGCGGACATCTTCGATTCCGGCAGCATGGCAGCGTCGACGCCGCACTTCACGGCCGCCGTCGACCGCCTCGCGGAGCAGGGCTTTGAACGACCGGCCGACGTCGCCTTCAGCCTGGGACTCGAGGCACTGATCGCCGGCTTCGGCGCACTGCGGAGGACGTAG
- a CDS encoding SDR family NAD(P)-dependent oxidoreductase, with translation MAPHETFPAERTAVLTGAASPRGIGRATAEMLASQGWAVAILDIDGDAARKAAAEITDVYGVQAIGVGADVSDQATVNAAIDEVEAALPPIVALANLAGISSPTEFMDETLEAWERVFKINMTGTFLVTQRVLRGMIERKLGRIVSVSSISAQRGGGTYSKVAYSASKAAIIGFTRALAREMGQHGITVNCVAPGPVDTDIMGGTLTDERKAAMSADILVGRVGTVRDIAALMVFLLGEDAGYITGATYDINGGLQLS, from the coding sequence ATGGCACCTCATGAAACGTTCCCGGCTGAGCGAACGGCGGTGCTGACCGGCGCCGCTTCTCCGCGCGGCATCGGACGGGCGACGGCGGAGATGCTCGCCAGCCAAGGCTGGGCGGTGGCGATTTTGGATATCGACGGCGACGCGGCACGGAAGGCCGCGGCGGAAATCACCGACGTCTACGGCGTCCAGGCGATTGGGGTAGGCGCCGACGTCTCCGACCAGGCAACCGTCAACGCCGCCATAGACGAGGTCGAAGCCGCGCTGCCGCCGATCGTCGCCCTTGCCAACCTGGCGGGCATCAGCTCACCCACGGAGTTCATGGACGAGACGCTCGAGGCATGGGAGCGGGTGTTCAAAATCAACATGACCGGCACGTTCCTGGTCACCCAGCGCGTGCTCAGGGGCATGATCGAACGGAAGCTCGGAAGGATCGTGAGTGTCTCCTCCATCTCCGCCCAGCGCGGAGGCGGCACGTATTCCAAGGTGGCTTACAGCGCCTCGAAGGCTGCCATCATCGGCTTCACGAGGGCGCTGGCCCGGGAAATGGGCCAGCACGGAATCACCGTCAACTGTGTGGCTCCCGGTCCCGTGGACACGGACATCATGGGTGGAACGCTGACGGATGAGCGCAAGGCCGCCATGTCGGCGGACATCCTGGTCGGGAGGGTGGGAACCGTGCGGGACATCGCCGCGCTGATGGTGTTCCTGCTGGGCGAGGATGCCGGCTACATTACCGGCGCCACGTACGACATCAACGGGGGACTGCAGCTTTCCTGA
- a CDS encoding MFS transporter: protein MTSMNPANQLDELGQRTLRKVRNRLMPLIVLLYFIAYLDRNNVGFAKLTMSEDIGLSASAYGLGAGIFFLGYALLEIPSNAGMYKFGARKWIARILISWGIFATAMALVNGEATFYVIRFLLGAAEAGFFPAILFYLTLWFPAAQRVTVLGIFILAQPISNALGAPVSGLLLQMDGIMGLHGWQWLYIIEGIPAILLGLLTPFLMTDRPGHAHWLADDEREWLTRTMDEELAHKQKGQPHHFLAGLKDSRTIAYSALYFGLVCGIYGLGLWMPTIVAALGRFTTTEVGFIVAIPYTIAAVFVYFWGRRSDRTGNRVMHASISMVMAAVGLLAAGYLVQVNAILALIALTLAAMGIYSAIAPFLAMPSTALVGAAAAAGLAMVNSLGNLGGFVAPYAVGLLNDATGDNRSGLVFLAACLGITAVATYLYARKRPEGHVKPGTPAAVGEEAVAADEFDIKS, encoded by the coding sequence ATGACTTCAATGAATCCTGCCAATCAACTCGACGAGCTGGGCCAGCGGACACTGCGCAAGGTGCGCAACCGCCTCATGCCGCTGATCGTCCTGCTGTACTTCATCGCTTACCTGGACCGGAACAATGTCGGCTTCGCAAAGCTGACCATGAGCGAGGACATCGGCCTGAGTGCTTCGGCCTATGGCCTCGGCGCCGGCATCTTCTTCCTCGGCTACGCTCTGCTGGAAATCCCGAGTAACGCCGGCATGTACAAGTTCGGTGCCCGTAAATGGATCGCCCGCATCCTCATCTCGTGGGGCATCTTCGCCACGGCCATGGCGCTGGTGAACGGCGAGGCCACGTTCTACGTTATCCGGTTCCTGCTCGGTGCTGCGGAGGCAGGGTTCTTCCCGGCCATCCTGTTCTACCTGACGCTGTGGTTCCCGGCGGCTCAGCGCGTCACCGTGCTGGGCATCTTCATCCTCGCCCAGCCCATCTCCAACGCGTTGGGCGCCCCGGTCTCGGGCCTGCTGCTGCAGATGGACGGCATCATGGGCCTGCACGGCTGGCAGTGGCTTTACATCATTGAAGGCATCCCGGCCATTCTCCTTGGCCTGCTGACCCCGTTCCTGATGACCGACCGTCCCGGCCATGCGCATTGGCTGGCGGACGATGAGCGGGAGTGGCTGACCAGGACCATGGACGAGGAGCTTGCCCACAAGCAGAAGGGCCAGCCGCACCACTTCCTCGCAGGCCTCAAGGACTCGCGGACCATCGCCTACTCGGCGCTGTACTTCGGACTGGTCTGCGGCATCTACGGCCTCGGCCTGTGGATGCCGACCATCGTTGCCGCACTCGGGAGATTCACCACCACGGAGGTCGGCTTCATCGTGGCCATCCCCTACACGATTGCGGCCGTCTTCGTGTACTTCTGGGGCCGGCGCTCCGACCGCACCGGGAACCGGGTGATGCATGCGAGCATCAGCATGGTCATGGCCGCCGTCGGCCTCCTGGCGGCCGGCTACCTGGTACAGGTCAACGCGATCCTGGCACTGATTGCCCTGACGCTGGCGGCCATGGGCATTTACTCCGCCATCGCCCCGTTCCTGGCCATGCCCTCGACGGCCCTGGTGGGCGCTGCCGCGGCAGCCGGGCTCGCCATGGTGAATTCGCTCGGTAATCTGGGCGGGTTCGTGGCTCCCTACGCCGTTGGGCTGCTCAACGACGCCACAGGAGACAACCGTTCCGGCCTCGTGTTCCTCGCCGCCTGCCTCGGCATCACGGCCGTTGCCACCTACCTCTACGCGCGCAAGCGCCCGGAGGGACATGTGAAGCCGGGTACGCCGGCCGCGGTCGGAGAGGAAGCTGTAGCTGCCGACGAGTTTGACATTAAGAGCTGA
- a CDS encoding 3-hydroxyacyl-CoA dehydrogenase family protein codes for MTENPNSPGRIAVVGSGYMGGGIAQVLALGGARVALADVSADVARTNYERLLTESDQFVADGLFPEGSTSILQRNLWAAQDIEEAVADADFIEEAVPEVIGIKHQTLARISAAARPDAIIGSNTSTISIAELAQPVSNPERFLGVHFSNPSPFIPGVEIIPHAGTSAETVRAARDLVHAANKQTAVVKDVTGFVLNRLQYALFHEAAQLVEQGIATAEDVDTLVRTTFGFRLPFFGPFAIADMAGLDVYNFCYKSLQTDFPERFATPKILTDLVEAGKLGTKTGGGFLNVPAERTPELVAYRNKAYVAMQKLLEELGPAPIN; via the coding sequence ATGACGGAAAACCCCAACAGCCCGGGCAGGATCGCCGTCGTCGGATCCGGATACATGGGCGGCGGGATCGCCCAGGTCCTGGCGTTGGGCGGGGCGCGGGTTGCCCTGGCCGACGTTTCCGCAGACGTGGCGCGGACGAACTACGAGCGTCTGCTCACGGAATCCGACCAGTTCGTGGCCGACGGTCTGTTCCCCGAAGGCTCGACCAGCATTTTGCAGCGAAACCTCTGGGCCGCCCAGGACATCGAGGAGGCCGTGGCCGACGCCGATTTCATCGAGGAAGCCGTGCCCGAGGTCATCGGGATCAAGCACCAGACGCTCGCCCGCATCAGCGCGGCCGCCCGTCCCGACGCCATCATCGGTTCCAACACTTCGACGATTTCCATCGCGGAACTCGCGCAGCCGGTCAGTAACCCGGAACGCTTCCTGGGCGTGCACTTCTCCAACCCGTCACCGTTCATCCCGGGCGTGGAGATCATCCCCCACGCCGGGACCTCGGCTGAGACGGTGCGTGCAGCCCGCGACCTCGTGCATGCGGCCAACAAGCAGACCGCCGTCGTCAAGGACGTCACCGGCTTCGTGCTCAACCGCCTGCAGTACGCACTCTTCCACGAGGCCGCACAGCTGGTGGAACAGGGCATCGCGACGGCGGAAGACGTGGACACCCTGGTCCGCACCACGTTCGGCTTCCGGCTGCCGTTCTTCGGGCCCTTCGCGATCGCCGACATGGCAGGCCTGGACGTCTACAACTTCTGCTACAAATCCCTCCAGACGGACTTCCCGGAACGCTTCGCCACCCCGAAGATCCTCACCGACCTGGTGGAGGCCGGCAAGCTGGGCACCAAGACCGGCGGCGGCTTCCTCAACGTCCCGGCGGAGCGCACCCCCGAGCTGGTCGCGTACCGGAACAAGGCCTACGTGGCCATGCAGAAGCTCCTCGAAGAGCTCGGTCCGGCGCCCATTAACTGA
- a CDS encoding ribose-5-phosphate isomerase produces MTNPEGLRIVIGNDEAGVEYKEALKSLLEADSRVASVVDIGVGANDATAYPHLAVNAARKVAEGEADRALLICGTGLGVAIAANKVPGIRAVTAHDSYSIERSVLSNNAQVLTMGQRVIGLELAKKLVGEWLSHRFDENSSSAAKVDAIHSYEAD; encoded by the coding sequence ATGACTAACCCCGAAGGTTTGCGCATTGTCATCGGCAACGACGAGGCAGGCGTCGAATACAAGGAAGCCCTGAAATCCCTGCTCGAGGCGGATAGCCGGGTCGCGTCCGTGGTGGACATCGGCGTCGGCGCCAATGACGCCACAGCGTACCCGCACCTTGCGGTCAACGCCGCCCGGAAGGTGGCCGAAGGCGAAGCCGACCGCGCGCTCCTGATCTGCGGAACGGGCCTCGGCGTGGCAATCGCGGCCAACAAAGTGCCTGGCATCCGGGCCGTCACCGCCCACGACAGCTACTCGATCGAACGCTCGGTCCTGAGCAACAACGCCCAGGTCCTCACCATGGGCCAGCGCGTGATCGGCCTGGAACTGGCCAAGAAGCTGGTGGGCGAATGGCTCAGCCACCGCTTCGATGAGAACTCGTCCTCTGCTGCCAAGGTGGACGCCATCCACTCCTACGAAGCCGACTGA